AATGGatgttttgtacaaaaacaatTGCCAGCATTTGCACACTCATACCTCTTCAATATTAAATTCACTTTcacataaagaaaaataattattctattccttttctttaaataaaactaaaacaaaattaatataattgtgaTCTTTACCTTCTTTCTTAGTTTCCCCCGAATATGACACAGACGTTTGACACCATCAAAGCACATTGCCTCCAGACGGCCATTTCCCAACATTTTTGTAACTTGTGCATATTCTTGCTGATCTTCTTTGAAAATCAATTCACGTTTCTCGAATTCATTTTCGTTCTTACCACGACGACGATTTTTGCCACCTTTTCCCTTATTTTTAGGCATTGTGTTTGCGGTTTACTGAGGTTTCTTGCAACAAATATCGAATCTACGCACACAATTTTatgaaatcaaacaaaattttcaattattaatatggaatttaattatttttaatgaaattttcacttACGACAAAATGCCTGATGAACTTTATATGTTCAGTTCTGTGACAGAAAAGAGGGAAGGCAATACACATTTTATAAAGGCTATGAAATGTCAAAAGAGCTTGCATTAAAACGCCATTAGCAGAAAAGAGATGGCTATAGTTTATAAGGTTTGTCATGCTGGTAAtgatgatataaaaaaaatcgcacAAGGTATTTACAGCATTGCCAGCATgaaatttatgataaaatttaACTTGGCAGCACTTGGGACATTTGACATATTGTATGACAACCTAACCTcacattttataattattttttaagaaaccaatatatagaatattaataaagtaattaaaaatgcCTCCCAAAAAGGATAACAAGGGTAAAGACAACAAAGGTGCTGCCGGCGGCAAGAAGGGAGGAGCAGCTGCAGAAGACAAAGGTTTGCTTCAATACCTTATAAATAACattgtttaagttttgtttacatttgcttGTAGGCAAAGAAAAGAAAGGAGGCAATGCTGTTAAGGTGAGACATATTTTATGCGAAAAACAAGGTAAAATTATGGAGGccatggaaaaaataaaagccgGTCAAAAGTTCCCTGAAGTAGCAGCCGCCTATAGTGAAGACAAAGCACGTTCAGGTGGTGATTTGGGTTGGCAGATACGTGGCGCCATGGTGGGACCATTTCAAGATGCTGCCTTTGCTTTACCCATTTCGACTGTCAATAATCCCGTGTACACTGATCCGCCAATCAAAACTAAATTTGGTTACCATATTATAATGGTAGAAGGCAAAAAATAGGAAATAGTTAAAGTaattacgaattttttttataattattgaaataagAAACACTTTTGTAATAAAGCTCAACGGAAAAGgattattcaaatataaaaacggCTTCTGTACTGCCAagttaaattgtttaacaaaatcttaattattattagccaaataaataaattttttataatttattaaaattgcatttCACAGCAAATTGAATGTAAACACAAGTCAGCTGTTACACTAGTAATCTATAGCCTCAATGCTTTCTCTTTTGCCAGAATAGTACAActatatatatttgttattattattgtgtcATGCTTTCTTCAGTCGGCCATAATGCATGCTGTATGActcaaagtatattttggttatGATTGTGCTGTGGCTGTTTTTAGAGTagctaaagtaaaatttaaaatattttgatcatGGCAATCacagcaaataaaaaattctggACTGAATTCATTGATATCTATCACAGTCTACCCAGCCTGTGGAATACAAAAGATGAAAACTATAATAATCGTGAAAGTCGTTCGTTG
The nucleotide sequence above comes from Calliphora vicina chromosome 1, idCalVici1.1, whole genome shotgun sequence. Encoded proteins:
- the LOC135957309 gene encoding peptidyl-prolyl cis-trans isomerase NIMA-interacting 4, which produces MPPKKDNKGKDNKGAAGGKKGGAAAEDKGKEKKGGNAVKVRHILCEKQGKIMEAMEKIKAGQKFPEVAAAYSEDKARSGGDLGWQIRGAMVGPFQDAAFALPISTVNNPVYTDPPIKTKFGYHIIMVEGKK